A section of the Perognathus longimembris pacificus isolate PPM17 chromosome 7, ASM2315922v1, whole genome shotgun sequence genome encodes:
- the Kiaa2013 gene encoding uncharacterized protein KIAA2013 homolog: MWLQQRLKGLPGLLSSSWARRLLGLLGLLLLLLWLAGSGARRAAGGLRLPPWTRGEPGAAEPAACLEAATRAWRGLRARGEAAAPGPGVPALVGNGFLALDTIANRLWVTPGEREPAVAPDFAPFVQLRPANVLAEAGEAVLLLREGLLRRVRCLQLGTPGSGPAAAAAAAAGPGPASASGLASASGRDCVLLQEDFLAHRGRPHVYVQRIQLNNPTERVAALHTAGPTAGPGPKAFTSTLEKAGDHQFLLYSGRSAPLPSGMVHLVVVAAKKLVNLLQVAPKTQLDETVPWVVHVSGPISPQVLKSKAAKELQALQDAARKEMLELLEMPSAQLLQDHQRLWAQLFSPGVEMKKITDAHTPSGLTVNLTLYYMLSCSPAPLLSPSLSRKERDQMESTLSYEDHCFSGHATMHAENLWPSRLSSAQQILQLADLWRLTLQKRGCKGLVRVGAPGILQGMVLSFGGLQFTENHLQFQADPDVLHNSYALHGIRYKNDHLELAVLLDAEGKPYLHVSVEPRGQPSKMYACEAGCLQEPVELTSAPGGHTFSVMVTQPITPLLYLSTDLRHLQDLRHTLHLKAILAHDEHMAQQDPGLPFLFWFSVASLITLFHLFLFKLIYNEYCGPGAKPLFRSKEDPSV; the protein is encoded by the exons ATGTGGCTGCAGCAGCGGCTGAAGGGGCTGCCGGGGCTGCTGTCGAGCAGCTGGGCCCGCCGCCTGCTCGGCCTGCTcggcctgctgctgctgctgctgtggctcgcGGGCTCCGGGGCGCGGCGCGCGGCGGGCGGCCTGCGCCTGCCGCCCTGGACCCGCGGCGAGCCGGGCGCCGCCGAGCCCGCCGCCTGCCTGGAGGCGGCCACGCGCGCCTGGCGCGGCCTGCGGGCGCGCGGGGaggcggcggccccgggccccggcgtGCCGGCCCTGGTGGGCAACGGCTTCCTGGCCCTGGACACGATCGCCAACCGGCTGTGGGTGACCCCCGGGGAGCGGGAGCCCGCCGTGGCTCCGGACTTCGCCCCCTTCGTGCAGCTGCGCCCGGCGAACGTGCTGGCCGAGGCCGGCGAGGCCGTGCTGCTGCTGCGGGAAGGGCTGCTGCGCCGGGTGCGCTGCCTGCAGCTGGGGACCCCGGGGtcgggccccgccgccgccgccgccgccgccgcgggaccCGGGCCCGCCTCGGCCTCCGGCCTGGCCTCGGCGTCGGGCCGTGACTGCGTGCTGCTGCAGGAGGACTTTCTGGCCCACCGGGGCCGGCCGCACGTGTACGTGCAGCGCATCCAGCTCAACAACCCCACGGAACGCGTGGCCGCGCTGCACACGGCGGGCCCCaccgccggccccggccccaaGGCCTTCACCAGCACCCTGGAGAAGGCCGGAGATCATCAGTTCCTCCTCTACTCGGGCCGGTCCGCGCCCCTGCCCTCGGGGATGGTGCACCTGGTGGTGGTGGCCGCCAAGAAACTGGTGAACCTGCTGCAGGTGGCTCCCAAGACGCAGCTGGACGAGACGGTGCCGTGGGTGGTGCACGTCTCCGGCCCCATCAGCCCGCAGGTGCTCAAAAGCAAGGCCGCCAAGGAGCTCCAGGCGCTGCAGGACGCGGCCCGGAAGGAGATGCTGGAGCTCTTGGAGATGCCGTCAGCGCAGCTGCTGCAGGACCACCAGCGCCTCTGGGCTCAGCTGTTCAGCCCAG GGGTGGAGATGAAGAAGATCACCGACGCCCACACGCCATCCGGCCTGACGGTGAACCTGACGCTCTACTACATGCTGTCCTGCTCGCCGGCCCCGCTGCTCAGCCCATCCCTGAGCCGCAAGGAGCGAGACCAGATGGAGTCCACGCTCAGCTACGAAGACCACTGCTTCAGCGGCCACGCCACCATGCACGCCGAGAACCTGTGGCCCAGCCGGCTGTCCTCGGCGCAGCAGATCCTGCAGCTCGCGGACCTGTGGAGGCTGACCCTCCAGAAGCGCGGCTGCAAGGGGCTGGTGAGGGTGGGCGCCCCAGGCATCCTGCAAGGCATGGTACTCAGCTTCGGGGGGCTGCAGTTCACCGAGAACCACCTGCAGTTCCAGGCCGACCCCGACGTGCTGCACAACAGCTACGCGCTGCATGGCATCCGCTACAAGAACGACCACCTGGAGCTGGCCGTGCTCCTGGACGCGGAGGGCAAGCCCTACCTGCACGTGTCGGTGGAGCCCCGCGGCCAGCCCAGCAAGATGTACGCGTGCGAGGCGGGCTGCCTGCAGGAGCCCGTGGAGCTGACCTCGGCGCCCGGGGGCCACACCTTCTCCGTCATGGTGACGCAGCCCATCACGCCCCTGCTGTACCTCTCCACCGACCTCAGGCACCTGCAGGACCTGCGGCACACGCTGCACCTCAAGGCCATCCTGGCCCACGACGAGCACATGGCCCAGCAGGACCCCGGGCTGCCCTTCCTCTTCTGGTTCAGCGTGGCCTCCCTCATCACCctcttccatctcttcctcttcAAGCTCATCTACAATGAGTACTGCGGGCCTGGAGCCAAGCCCCTCTTCAGGAGCAAG